The Phocoena phocoena chromosome 21, mPhoPho1.1, whole genome shotgun sequence genome includes a region encoding these proteins:
- the DDHD2 gene encoding phospholipase DDHD2 isoform X1 gives MSSVESHEEQLSQSDPSPSPNSCSSFELIDMDVGSLYEPVSPHWFYCKIIDSKETWIPFNSQDSQQLEEAYGSGKDCDRRVVPTDGGRYDVHLGERMRYAVYWDELASEVRRCTWFYKGDKDNKYVPYSESFSQVLEETYMLAVTLDEWKKKLESPNREVIILHNPKLMVHYQPVAGSDEWGSTPTEQGRPRTVKRGVENISVDVHCGEPLQIDHLVFVVHGIGPACDLRFRSIVQCVNDFRSVSLNLLQTHFKKAQENQQIGRVEFLPVNWHSPLHSTGVDVDLQRITLPSINRLRHFTNDTILDVFFYNSPTYCQTIVDTVASELNRLYVLFLQRNPDFKGGVSIAGHSLGSLILFDILTNQKDSLGDVDSKKDLPSIFMDQGDTPTLEEDLKKLQLSEFFSVFEKEKVDKEALALCTDKDLQEMGIPLGPRKKILNYLRTRKNSMGINTPTPQSPAGANMSNIPKESEFCSSTNGTGNGEHLDVGIGQVPVKYPRLIYKPEIFFAFGSPIGMFLTVRGLKRIDPNYKFPTCKGFFNIYHPFDPVAYRIEPMVVPGVEFEPMLIPHHKGRKRMHLELREGLTRMSMDLKNNLLGSLRMAWKSFTRAPYPALQASETAEETEAEPESSSEKPSDVSTEENLVAVKQEAPPIHVGMLNGGQRIDYVLQEKPIESFNEYLFALQSHLCYWESEDTVLLVLKEIYQTQGIFLDQPLQ, from the exons ATGTCATCAGTGGAATCACACGAGGAACAATTGTCCCAGTCAGATCCATCCCCGTCACCAAACTCATGTAGTTCCTTTGAGCTAATAGACATGGATGTTGGCAGTTTGTACGAACCTGTTTCTCCTCATTGGTTTTATTGTAAGATAATAGATTCTAAGGAGACATGGATTCCTTTCAACTCTCAGGATTCACAGCAGCTGGAAGAGGCATACGGCTCTG GAAAAGACTGTGATAGAAGAGTTGTGCCCACTGATGGGGGCAGATACGATGTTCATTTGGGGGAGAGGATGCGGTACGCCGTATACTGGGATGAGCTAGCATCGGAAGTGAGGCGCTGTACCTGGTTTTACAAGGGAGACAAAGATAATAAGTATGTTCCATACTCGGAGAGCTTCAGCCAAGTGTTAGAG GAAACTTACATGCTGGCTGTAACGCTGGATGAATGGAAGAAGAAACTGGAGTCTCCCAACAGAGAAGTTATTATATTGCACAATCCAAAG CTTATGGTACATTACCAGCCAGTCGCGGGGTCTGATGAATGGGGTTCAACACCCACTGAGCAGGGCCGACCTCGAACAGTGAAGAGAGGGGTTGAGAACATCTCTGTTGACGTTCATTGTG GGGAACCTTTACAGATAGATCACTTGGTTTTTGTAGTCCACGGGATCGGACCAGCCTGTGATCTCCGCTTTCGAAGCATTGTACAGTGTG ttaaTGATTTTCGCAGTGTTTCTTTGAACCTGCTACAGACGCATTTTAAGAAAGCCCAAGAAAATCAGCAGATTGGGAGGGTAGAATTTCTCCCAGTCAACTGGCACAGTCCTTTGCATTCCACTGGTGTGGATGT agATCTGCAGCGAATAACTCTGCCCAGCATTAACCGCCTAAGGCACTTCACCAATGATACAATTCTGGATGTCTTCTTCTACAACAGCCCCACCTACTGTCAGACTATTGTGGACACAGTTGCTTCTGAACTGAACCGATTATATGTACTTTTTCTGCAGAGGAACCCTGATTTCAAAGGGGGCGTATCCATCGCTGGTCATAGTTTAG GTTCACTTATATTGTTCGATATCCTAACAAATCAGAAAGATTCTTTGGGGGATGTTGACAGTAAAAAG gatTTGCCAAGTATTTTCATGGATCAAGGAGACACACCGACACTGGAGGAAGATTTGAAGAAACTTCAACTCTCTGAATTCTTTAGTGTCTTTGAGAAGGAGAAAGTAGATAAGGAAGCTCtg GCTTTATGTACAGACAAAGATCTTCAGGAAATGGGAATTCCCTTAGGACCAAGAAAGAAGATACTAAACTACTTAAGGACCAGAAAAAATTCAATG ggTATTAATACACCAACCCCGCAATCACCTGCAGGGGCGAATATGTCTAACATCCCCAAAGAATCGGAGTTCTGCAGTAGTACTAATGGTACTGGAAATGGTGAACATCTGGATGTTGGCATTGGGCAG GTGCCTGTAAAATACCCCCGGCTCATCTATAAACCGGAAATATTCTTTGCCTTTGGATCTCCCATTGGAATGTTCCTTACTGTCCGAGGCCTAAAAAGAATTGACCCCAACTACAAATTTCCAACATGCAaaggtttcttcaatatttaTCACCCT TTTGATCCTGTGGCCTATAGGATTGAACCAATGGTGGTCCCAGGAGTAGAATTTGAGCCAATGCTGATCCCGCATCATAAAGGCAGGAAGCGGATGCACTTAG AACTGAGAGAGGGCTTGACCAGGATGAGCATGGACCTTAAGAACAACTTGCTAGGTTCGCTGCGGATGGCCTGGAAGTCTTTTACCAGAGCTCCATACCCTGCCTTACAAGCTTCAGAAACtgcagaagaaactgaagcagaaCCTGAATCAAGTTCAGAGAAGCCTAGTG ATGTTAGCACAGAAGAGAACCTTGTAGCAGTTAAACAAGAAGCTCCCCCCATCCATGTGGGAATGCTGAATGGAGGCCAGCGCATCGACTATGTGCTACAGGAGAAGCCCATTGAaagttttaatgaatatttatttgctttacaAAGTCATCTATGCTACTG
- the DDHD2 gene encoding phospholipase DDHD2 isoform X2 produces the protein MSSVESHEEQLSQSDPSPSPNSCSSFELIDMDVGSLYEPVSPHWFYCKIIDSKETWIPFNSQDSQQLEEAYGSGKDCDRRVVPTDGGRYDVHLGERMRYAVYWDELASEVRRCTWFYKGDKDNKYVPYSESFSQVLEETYMLAVTLDEWKKKLESPNREVIILHNPKLMVHYQPVAGSDEWGSTPTEQGRPRTVKRGVENISVDVHCVNDFRSVSLNLLQTHFKKAQENQQIGRVEFLPVNWHSPLHSTGVDVDLQRITLPSINRLRHFTNDTILDVFFYNSPTYCQTIVDTVASELNRLYVLFLQRNPDFKGGVSIAGHSLGSLILFDILTNQKDSLGDVDSKKDLPSIFMDQGDTPTLEEDLKKLQLSEFFSVFEKEKVDKEALALCTDKDLQEMGIPLGPRKKILNYLRTRKNSMGINTPTPQSPAGANMSNIPKESEFCSSTNGTGNGEHLDVGIGQVPVKYPRLIYKPEIFFAFGSPIGMFLTVRGLKRIDPNYKFPTCKGFFNIYHPFDPVAYRIEPMVVPGVEFEPMLIPHHKGRKRMHLELREGLTRMSMDLKNNLLGSLRMAWKSFTRAPYPALQASETAEETEAEPESSSEKPSDVSTEENLVAVKQEAPPIHVGMLNGGQRIDYVLQEKPIESFNEYLFALQSHLCYWESEDTVLLVLKEIYQTQGIFLDQPLQ, from the exons ATGTCATCAGTGGAATCACACGAGGAACAATTGTCCCAGTCAGATCCATCCCCGTCACCAAACTCATGTAGTTCCTTTGAGCTAATAGACATGGATGTTGGCAGTTTGTACGAACCTGTTTCTCCTCATTGGTTTTATTGTAAGATAATAGATTCTAAGGAGACATGGATTCCTTTCAACTCTCAGGATTCACAGCAGCTGGAAGAGGCATACGGCTCTG GAAAAGACTGTGATAGAAGAGTTGTGCCCACTGATGGGGGCAGATACGATGTTCATTTGGGGGAGAGGATGCGGTACGCCGTATACTGGGATGAGCTAGCATCGGAAGTGAGGCGCTGTACCTGGTTTTACAAGGGAGACAAAGATAATAAGTATGTTCCATACTCGGAGAGCTTCAGCCAAGTGTTAGAG GAAACTTACATGCTGGCTGTAACGCTGGATGAATGGAAGAAGAAACTGGAGTCTCCCAACAGAGAAGTTATTATATTGCACAATCCAAAG CTTATGGTACATTACCAGCCAGTCGCGGGGTCTGATGAATGGGGTTCAACACCCACTGAGCAGGGCCGACCTCGAACAGTGAAGAGAGGGGTTGAGAACATCTCTGTTGACGTTCATTGTG ttaaTGATTTTCGCAGTGTTTCTTTGAACCTGCTACAGACGCATTTTAAGAAAGCCCAAGAAAATCAGCAGATTGGGAGGGTAGAATTTCTCCCAGTCAACTGGCACAGTCCTTTGCATTCCACTGGTGTGGATGT agATCTGCAGCGAATAACTCTGCCCAGCATTAACCGCCTAAGGCACTTCACCAATGATACAATTCTGGATGTCTTCTTCTACAACAGCCCCACCTACTGTCAGACTATTGTGGACACAGTTGCTTCTGAACTGAACCGATTATATGTACTTTTTCTGCAGAGGAACCCTGATTTCAAAGGGGGCGTATCCATCGCTGGTCATAGTTTAG GTTCACTTATATTGTTCGATATCCTAACAAATCAGAAAGATTCTTTGGGGGATGTTGACAGTAAAAAG gatTTGCCAAGTATTTTCATGGATCAAGGAGACACACCGACACTGGAGGAAGATTTGAAGAAACTTCAACTCTCTGAATTCTTTAGTGTCTTTGAGAAGGAGAAAGTAGATAAGGAAGCTCtg GCTTTATGTACAGACAAAGATCTTCAGGAAATGGGAATTCCCTTAGGACCAAGAAAGAAGATACTAAACTACTTAAGGACCAGAAAAAATTCAATG ggTATTAATACACCAACCCCGCAATCACCTGCAGGGGCGAATATGTCTAACATCCCCAAAGAATCGGAGTTCTGCAGTAGTACTAATGGTACTGGAAATGGTGAACATCTGGATGTTGGCATTGGGCAG GTGCCTGTAAAATACCCCCGGCTCATCTATAAACCGGAAATATTCTTTGCCTTTGGATCTCCCATTGGAATGTTCCTTACTGTCCGAGGCCTAAAAAGAATTGACCCCAACTACAAATTTCCAACATGCAaaggtttcttcaatatttaTCACCCT TTTGATCCTGTGGCCTATAGGATTGAACCAATGGTGGTCCCAGGAGTAGAATTTGAGCCAATGCTGATCCCGCATCATAAAGGCAGGAAGCGGATGCACTTAG AACTGAGAGAGGGCTTGACCAGGATGAGCATGGACCTTAAGAACAACTTGCTAGGTTCGCTGCGGATGGCCTGGAAGTCTTTTACCAGAGCTCCATACCCTGCCTTACAAGCTTCAGAAACtgcagaagaaactgaagcagaaCCTGAATCAAGTTCAGAGAAGCCTAGTG ATGTTAGCACAGAAGAGAACCTTGTAGCAGTTAAACAAGAAGCTCCCCCCATCCATGTGGGAATGCTGAATGGAGGCCAGCGCATCGACTATGTGCTACAGGAGAAGCCCATTGAaagttttaatgaatatttatttgctttacaAAGTCATCTATGCTACTG